Proteins co-encoded in one Pseudophryne corroboree isolate aPseCor3 chromosome 1, aPseCor3.hap2, whole genome shotgun sequence genomic window:
- the LOC134931802 gene encoding uncharacterized protein LOC134931802, whose translation MPPRRSMSTLARMCLQSIAENMQSLWVTDYAEKYMEEYSFMYVEGPFNQLAGPLVQELIKILGESHKLTRAGLHLLLQPHLTELSLHYCSGLINKAIIDLVTVRCKFLTSLDLHSCSRVPAGSLAILVGRLPRLMKLCLSDTQCDSLALATIGSCCQRLRELDISRCRKLSPSSLLSLVYDSKRATFSCQALKVLLLQDVKPQGDLEQWVNALCYILLALPSLEQLSNPSVLSALRLIHTGRFSHGGTFTDSFPSLAEVARRRVARKSGCNGLVNVRDSQSQKAEYEQESDTLRGKENWNGTAGISLHLRKLEDLEEEDVSSLGSLCQEVEEAAITLGIQTVSAWSLVQWPNLTQLTLHSPEQPNRMLEEMLTSLHAIGNSLRVLSLQNLLWGQEESLSTLLTWCPNLQSFQGHFTVLSQTLFHNDPELPPWARKPLPLPHLHTFNFLLEGEDSLHPTFQHQLGGFLVALLQGCLKLECLSLCGVPTSLDSVFEVVYASSPPHPLQRLSEVSLCHSNVTQWGASLLLRSKNDLSHLDLSHCKDVTCRDYHKLQEMARKEGSNISISWQ comes from the exons ATGCCACCGAGAAGGAGTATGAGCACGCTTGCCCGTATGTGCCTGCAGAGCATTGCAGAGAACATGCAGAGCCTCTGGGTAACGGACTATGCTGAGAAGTACATGGAGGAGTACAGCTTCATGTACGTAGAAGGGCCCTTCAACCAGCTGG CCGGACCGTTGGTGCAGGAGCTGATAAAAATTCTTGGAGAGTCTCACAAGTTGACCAGGGCCGGCCTTCACCTCCTTCTCCAGCCCCACCTCACAGAGCTGAGTCTGCACTACTGTTCTGGACTCATCAATAAAGCAATCATAGATCTGGTGACTGTGCGCTGCAAG TTCCTGACATCTCTGGACTTGCACTCCTGCAGCCGTGTGCCTGCTGGGTCCCTGGCCATCCTTGTTGGAAGGTTACCACGTCTTATGAAACTTTGTCTCTCGGATACTCAGTGTGATTCGCTTGCTTTGGCCACCATCGGTTCCTGCTGTCAGCGACTCCGTGAATTGGACATATCCAGGTGCAGAAAGCTTTCTCCATCTTCCTTGCTGTCCCTGGTGTATGATAGTAAACGGGCCACATTCTCATGCCAGGCTCTCAAAGTACTGCTGCTACAAGACGTGAAGCCACAAGGAGACTTGGAGCAGTGGGTAAATGCTTTATGTTATATTTTGCTGGCCCTTCCCAGCCTAGAGCAACTCTCCAACCCCTCGGTGCTCAGTGCCCTACGACTCATACATACTGGTCGTTTTTCCCATGGTGGTACCTTCACCGACAGCTTCCCTTCACTGGCTGAGGTTGCACGCAGAAGAGTGGCCAGGAAAAGTGGGTGTAATGGACTAGTGAACGTGAGGGACAGTCAGTCACAGAAAGCAGAGTATGAGCAGGAGTCAGATACGCTCAGAGGAAAAGAGAACTGGAATGGCACTGCTGGTATCAGCCTGCATCTGAGAAAGCTGGAGGATCTGGAGGAGGAAGATGTGTCCAGTCTGGGATCTTTGTGCCAAGAGGTGGAAGAGGCTGCCATCACCCTAGGGATCCAGACTGTAAGTGCTTGGAGTCTGGTCCAGTGGCCAAACCTCACCCAGCTGACTCTGCATTCCCCAGAACAGCCCAACAGGATGTTGGAAGAAATGCTGACAAGTCTACATGCCATAGGGAACAGTCTACGCGTCCTGTCTCTACAGAATTTGCTCTGGGGCCAGGAGGAATCATTGTCTACCCTGCTCACCTGGTGCCCAAACCTGCAGAGCTTCCAGGGTCACTTCACTGTGCTCTCCCAGACTTTATTCCACAATGACCCTGAACTCCCCCCCTGGGCAAGGAAACCCCTTCCGCTACCTCATCTGCACACGTTCAACTTTCTTCTGGAAGGTGAAGACTCTCTGCACCCTACCTTTCAGCATCAACTGGGGGGCTTCTTGGTAGCGCTTTTGCAGGGGTGCCTCAAACTGGAATGTCTCTCTCTTTGTGGTGTTCCTACGTCCCTTGATAGTGTGTTTGAGGTTGTCTATGCATCaagcccacctcaccctctccagaggctgagcgAGGTATCCCTCTGTCACAGTAATGTCACGCAGTGGGGAGCTTCTCTGCTACTTAGATCAAAAAATGACTTAAGCCATCTAGACTTGTCCCATTGTAAGGATGTCACATGCAGGGACTACCACAAGCTCCAGGAGATGGCACGGAAGGAAGGGTCTAACATCAGTATCTCATGGCAATAA